In a genomic window of Triticum aestivum cultivar Chinese Spring unplaced genomic scaffold, IWGSC CS RefSeq v2.1 scaffold30126, whole genome shotgun sequence:
- the LOC123174006 gene encoding uncharacterized protein: MGIYAAVLRTKQRLRELFCANSQSGSSEDAFEKLPVDVMHHIYSLLPLRDAARAACVSHGFLLFWRCYSNLTFNVSTLGLARKKSEDWGIFLIDIVDRILRNHSGNGVETLDLCLLSCENIDPSYLDRWLQIAVRLGIKELKLEMSNFMKKKYSFPCSVLSDDAAASSIRSLCLSACVFRPTTTLGCLRRLNALSLFSVQITDEGLGHLLSKSFALQQLFIFGCNAITCVKIPSMLQQLKLLTIKLCEKLQVVEINAPRLSSFHFDGALVKISVVDPSPLRDVYFSSPRQSRMLSYARTRLPSITRNVRCLTLVSSDEVCIGFLQVILYKHIKWMVMIQ, from the exons ATGGGAATCTACGCCGCCGTGCTCAGGACGAAGCAGCGGCTGCGGGAACTCTTCTGTGCAA ATAGTCAATCAGGGTCTTCCGAAGATGCGTTTGAGAAACTCCCCGTG GACGTCATGCACCATATATATTCTCTCCTGCCACTGCGAGATGCTGCTCGTGCCGCCTGCGTCTCCCATGGATTTCTGCTTTTCTGGAGATGCTATTCCAACCTTACATTCAACGTGTCAACACTTGGGTTGGCTCGCAAGAAATCCGAGGATTGGGGAATCTTTCTCATCGATATAGTTGACCGCATTCTTAGGAACCATTCTGGGAATGGGGTGGAGACACTCGATCTGTGCCTCCTATCTTGCGAAAATATTGACCCTTCCTACCTGGACAGATGGCTGCAGATTGCTGTTCGTTTGGGGATCAAAGAACTTAAGTTGGAGATGTCTAACTTCATGAAGAAAAAGTACAGCTTCCCATGTTCGGTTCTGTCTGATGATGCAGCTGCAAGTTCGATTCGGTCTCTTTGCCTCAGCGCTTGCGTCTTTCGTCCCACAACAACACTTGGCTGCTTGAGAAGACTGAACGCATTATCCCTGTTTTCTGTCCAGATTACTGATGAGGGATTAGGGCACTTGCTCTCGAAATCTTTCGCCTTGCAGCAGTTATTTATCTTCGGATGCAATGCGATAACATGTGTGAAGATACCTTCCATGCTGCAGCAACTCAAGCTCCTCACTATTAAATTGTGTGAGAAGCTGCAGGTGGTAGAGATCAATGCTCCAAGGCTCTCCTCTTTTCACTTTGATGGAGCGCTAGTAAAAATCTCGGTTGTGGATCCTTCACCGCTTAGGGATGTCTATTTTTCATCCCCCCGTCAGTCCCGCATGCTGTCTTATGCTCGTACGAGGCTTCCATCCATCACACGAAATGTTAGGTGCCTGACCCTGGTGTCTTCTGATGAGGTATGCATTGGGTTTTTACAGGTTATTCTGTATAAACATATAAAGTGGATGGTTATGATACAATAG